The Amaranthus tricolor cultivar Red isolate AtriRed21 chromosome 2, ASM2621246v1, whole genome shotgun sequence genome contains the following window.
gcgcaaaagtgtcaaaaacgttaaaaacccttataatcgcaacttaacacgtaatttccagcatatgactatgatttacaattctaaccacttcaacacaataatatccatactgtgttgtgtgtcaagtttcgtgcaaaacaaaccaagtttgagctactttatgcgcaaaagtgtcaaaaatgcttaaaaacccttaaaatcgcaacttaacacgtaatttctagcatatgactatgatttaaaattcttatcacttcaacacaataataaatttcaaatagtgttgtgtgccaagtctcgtgaaaaacaaaccgtgtttgagctaatttttgcgcaaaagagcgaaaaacgcttaaaaacccttaaaatcgcaacttaacacgtaatttctagcatattactatgatttacaattctaaccacttgaacacaataatatatacctaatagagttttgtgtcaagtttcgtgcaaaaataaccatctttgagctactttgtgcgcaaaattgccaaaaacgttaaaaacccttataatcacaacttaacacgtaatttctagcatatgactatgaattacaattctaaccactttaacacaataatatccatactgtgttgtgtgtcaagtttcgtgcaaaagaaaccaagtttgagctactttatgcgcaaaagtgccaaaaatgcttaaaaacccttaaaatcgcaacttaacacgtaatttctagcatatgactatgatttaaaattcttatcacttcaacacaataataaatttcaaatagtgttgtgtgccaagtctcgtgaaaaacaaaccgtgtttgagctaatttttgcgcaaaagagcgaaaaacgcttaaaaacccttaaaatcgcaacttaacacgtaatttctagcatattactatgatttacaattctaaccacttgaacacaataatatatacctaatagagttttgtgtcaagtttcgtgcaaaaataaccatctttgagctactttgtgcgcaaaagtgccaaaaacgttaaaaacccttataatcacaacttaacacgtaatttctagcatatgactatgaattacaattctaaccactttaacacaataatatccatactgtgttgtgtgtcaagtttcgtgcaaaagaaaccaagtttgagctactttatgcgcaaaagtgccaaaaatgcttaaaaacccttaaaatcgcaacttaacacgtaatttctagcatatgactatgatttaaaattcttatcacttcaacacaataataaatttcaaatagtgttgtgtgccaagtttcgtgaaaaacaaaccgtgtttgagctaatttatgcgcaaaagagcgaataacgcttaaaaacccttaaaatcgcaacttaacacgtaatttctagcatattactatgatttacaattctaaccacttgaacacaataatatataccaaacagagttttgtgtcaagtttcgtgcaaaaagaaccatctttgagctactttatgcgcaaaagtgccaaaaacgttaaaaacccttataaccgcaacttaacacataatttctagcatatgactatgatgtacaattctaaccacttcaacacaatgatatccatactgtgttgtgtgtcaaatttcgtgcaaaacaaaccaagtttgagctactttatgcgcaaaagtgccaNNNNNNNNNNNNNNNNNNNNNNNNNNNNNNNNNNNNNNNNNNNNNNNNNNNNNNNNNNNNNNNNNNNNNNNNNNNNNNNNNNNNNNNNNNNNNNNNNNNNattatattatatatatatatatatataatttagatatatagatatatgtatatttatatatatatatatatatatatatactatctatatatgttatatatatatatatatatatatatatatatatgtatatataaatatattatatgtataatatatatatatatagtatattatatatatatatatataatatatatatattaatatatataatatatatatatatatatatatatatatataatatataataatatatatatatataatatatataatatatataatatattatataatatatatatatatataatatatatatattatatatatatatatatatatatatttaatatatatattatatatatatatatatataatataacatatatatatatattatataatatatatatatatatatatatatatatatatatatacatattatataatatatatatatatatatatatttatatatatatataatatatatatatttatatatatatctatatatatatatataatataatatatatatatatatatatatatatatatatatatattatatatatatatatatatatatatagatatatatatatatatatatatatatatatattatatatatatatatatatatatatatatatatatatatatatatatatatataaatatatatatatatatatatatataatatatatatatatatatataatatatatatatatatatatatatatatatatatatatatatatatatatatatatatatatatatatatataatatatattatatacatatatatatatatatatatatatatatatatatatatatactatatatatacatatatatatatacatatatatatatatatatatatatacatatatatatatatacatatatatatatatatatatatatatatatatatacatatatatatatatatatatatatatataatataatatatatatatatatatatatatatatatatataatatatatatatatatatatatatatatatatatatatatacatatatatatatatatatatatatatatatatatacatatatatatatatatatatatatatatatatatatatatatatatatatatatatatatatataatatatatatatatatatatatatatatatatatatatatatatatatatatatatatatatatatatatatatatatatatataatatatactatatatatatatatatatatatatatatattatatatatacatatatatatatatatatatatatatatatatatattatacatatatatatatatatatatatatatatatatatatatatatatatatatatatatatatatatatatatatatatatatatataatatatatatatatatatatataatatatatatatatatatatatatatatatatatatatatatatatatatatatatatatatatatatatatatatatatatatatattaatattatagatatatatatatataaatatatatatatatatatatattatatatatattataatatatatatatatatatatatatatatatatatatatatatatatatatatataatatatatatatataaaatatatatatatatatatatattatatatatatatatatatatatatatatatattatatattatatatatatatatatatatatatatatatatatataatattaatatatatatatataaatatatatatatatatatatatataatatatataatatatatatatatatatatatatatattatatatatatatatatatatatatattatatatatatatatacatatatatatatatatatatatatatatatatatatatatatatatatatttatatattatatatatatattatatatacatatatatatatcatatatatatatatatatacatatctatatatatatatatatatatattatatatatatatatatatatatatatatacatatatatatatatatatattatatatattatatatatatatatatatatatatatatatacacatatatatatatatatatacatatatatatatatatatatatatacatatatatatatatatatatatatatatatatatatatatatatatatatgtatacaaatatatatatatatatatataaatatatatatatatatatatatatatatatatatatatatatatatatacatatatatatatatatatatatatatatatatatatatctatttatatatatatatatatatatatatatatatatatatatatatatatatatatatataaatataaatatatatatatatatatatatatatttatatatatatatatatatttatatatacatatatatatatatatgtatatatatatatatatatatatatatatatatatatatatatatatatatacatctatttatatatatatacatatatatatatatatatatatatatatatatatatatatatatatatatatatatacatatatatatacatatatatatatatacatatacatatatatatatatatatatatatatatatatatatatatatatatatatatatatttatatatatatatatatatacatatatatatatatacatatatatatatatatatacatatctatatatatatatatatatatatatatatatatatatatatatatatacatatatatatatatatatatgtatatatatatatatatatatatatatatatatatacacatatatatatatatatacatatatatatatatatatatatatatatatatatatgtatacaaatatatatatatatattcaattttttaattgatacaaCCACAGCATATGCGTTTACTCAACCaatttcaaaaagaataaacgaaataagaaaaaaagttCCTCGTTGGTCACACCAATTAATTAACGAGCCCGAACAATATGAAAGAGCACTTGAAAAAGACGTGGTGCTGGATTATGAAATCCGCACAAGGCAATCGAACCCTGTAGTGATTTATACGACTAAGCAAGATAATAACGATGCAGACGAAGTGGATTTGACACAGTATGCCCAACAATCTGATTTTCGTCGAGATATAATCAAAGGTTCCATGCGTGCTCAAAGACGTAAAATTCTTATTTTGGAATTGTTTCAAGCAAAAGTACATTCGCCACTTTTTTTCAACCGAACAAAGGAAGCCTCTTTTTATTCTGTGTATGTTGTTACACTTATTAGACGAGTTCAAAGGTATATGAGAAAAAAACCAGAAATTCCACTTTCTCAACAGGAAAAATTAAAGGAACAAGAAGTAAAGAAAGAAGAATTAgcggaaaaaaaattagaagaatTTCTATTAAcgcaaaaggaagaaaaaagcAAAACTAGAAGaagataaacaaataaaagtagCCGAAACCTGGGATACCGTCCCGTTTGCTCAACTAATAAGGAGTTTGATGTTAATGACTCAGtccatttttagaaaatatattttaattccttTATTGATAATAGCAAAAAATATTGTTCGTCTACTATTATTCCAACGTGCTGAGTGGTCTGAAGATTTCGATGACTGGAGTAAAGAACGACATATTAAATGTACCTATAATGGTGTTCAATTATCAGAAACCGAATTTCCTCAAGACTGGTTAACAGATGGTATTCAGATAAAGATAGTATTTCCTTTCTATCTAAAACCTTGGCACACATCCCGAgatctaataaaaaaacaaaatcaaccagatgattattgttttttaacaGTTTTCGGAACAGAAACTGACAGTCTTTTTGGTCCTCCCCGAAAACACCCTTCTTTTTTTAACCGTATTTTTAAACAATTAGGCAAAAATATTCGAAAGTTTCCaaatacaagaaaattttggatTATGAAAATccttctattttttaaaaaaataaaaataatgttaaaggAAAATCGAATTCTAGGATTTGGAGTGAGCGAAGAATCTagggaaataaaaaaagaaaaagattcgaTAATTACTAATCATATGATTagggaaataaaaaaagaaaaagattcgaTAATTACTAATCATATGATTCATGAATCGTCCATTCAAACTCGATTCCTGAATCGGACAAATTCTTCAGtgccagaaaaaaaaataaaagatttggCTAATCGAACAAGgacaatcaaaaaaaaaatagaaaaaatatcaaaagacaatagaaaattaaatattaattctaACAAAACACATTATAGTACGAAACGATTCGaatcgtttaaaaatattggtCAAATATTAAAAAGAGGAAATGTTCGATTAATCCGTaaaataaattctattttttatttttttagcgaAAAGATATACGTCGATATATTTCTATCCATCATTAATATTCCCagaattaatacacaactttttcTTGAATCAACAAAAAACTGGATTGATAAATCCATTTACactaatgaaaatgaaaaaaatcatgaaaggcttgagaaaacaaataaaaaaaaaaattcgtttATTTCGAATATAAAAAAAGCATTTTTGCTGTTTTTTAGTAATGACGagattaataagaattcgaatattttttctaatttggcTTTTTTGTCACAAGCCTACGTATTTTACAAATTATCTCAAACCCCTATTTTTGACTTATacaaggtaagatctgttcttCAGTATCGCGGAATGTCgttatttcttaaaaatgaaataaaagattATTTTGGAACCCAAGGAATAACTCATTCCGAGCTAAAGACTAAAAAACTTCCGAATTCTGGAATGAATCAATGGAAAAACTGGTTAAAATTGCAAAGTAATTATCAATATGATTTATCCCAGATAAAATGGTCTCAATTAGTACCCCAAAAAGTGCGGAATAGAATAACTGAACATTTTGCCAttgaaaatacaaataatattgaaaactttttattcttattgccaaataaaaaatcaaattttaaaaagaactaTAGATATGATGTTTTATCATATAAATTTCTTTATTATGAAGATAAAAACAATTCATATACATATAGTTATGGGAGCCCATTCCAAGTAAATAAGACCAATGAATTTTCTTCTATTTATAATTACAACCTAAATAAAGACAAATTCATTGACATGTGGTGGAATATCCCTATCACTAATTATTTaggaataaaaaatattatggaTATGGATATAGAGAAAAAGACCGATAGAAAATTTTTGGATTTGAAAATTATTCATTTTTGTCTTCGAAAGAAAGTCAACATTGAGGCCTGGGTCGATATCAGTATTGGCAGGAATGAAAATACTAAAACTGAACTTAAGAGTTATCAAATTGTTGATAAAAT
Protein-coding sequences here:
- the LOC130805902 gene encoding protein TIC 214-like, with the protein product FLIDTTTAYAFTQPISKRINEIRKKVPRWSHQLINEPEQYERALEKDVVLDYEIRTRQSNPVVIYTTKQDNNDADEVDLTQYAQQSDFRRDIIKGSMRAQRRKILILELFQAKVHSPLFFNRTKEASFYSVYVVTLIRRVQRYMRKKPEIPLSQQEKLKEQEVKKEELAEKKLEEFLLTQKEEKSKTRRR